The Choristoneura fumiferana chromosome 5, NRCan_CFum_1, whole genome shotgun sequence region ATCAATTTACGAGACAACAATCAATGATGATTGATGTCAAGAGAGACTTCTGTTAGTTTGGGGCTAGATCAAATTGGCGTAATTTGtcccaaaatattattattatattattatcgcAATGGTAGCTGGTGTTATCTCACTTCATAGCCCGGCAGTGGCAAGGCGTCGTAACAACTCAATTCCTACCGGATTGCCTAAATTTACTTGACATACTTACACAACCTCCGAGGAGTTGCATCCGAAGACATACTTACCTAAAACCCGCTTCTCTCTCTTTCCgggttgcctaacgaaaatgtCTACGCCATGCGTCTGTAAACCGGCAATACCGTCTACAGCATTCTAGCTCCATATAGTTGTAGTGAACAATACAtattttgccatcgtattttgtcggaaaagttcgtatttatcttgctttctcaactagcttactgaattatgattggtttttctgggcatccatgtctcagtttgtattttcgatatggttttacgggatacccgtaaaagtaacaaaattggaattgaaataaaaaatacaaaaacacataatttgattgcttagtagtgacatctcttgtctgggtgagcggttagttccgaaagattGTTACagctgtcgacgaaacatagatgtcgctagtgctgctgcttaagtagcaaagtagaaataagcaacctgagatatgtatgcataggaaaaattcgtgtctaaattcctgtccagcagtgctgtaggggttatagcacgcagcacggattgctgaggacctgggttcgattcccagtgctggtctctttttctggttttctgtgcatccatgtctcagtttgtattttcgatatagcttactgaagtttactgaaggaAGATAAatacttatccgacaaaatacgacggaaaaacattattcaatacattTTTAGCCCATTCCATATCGCATCCTGCCTGCTAATAGTTTGGCAAATGCAGAGGACTGTCCACTTACATCCTCATGGTGTACTAACTAGGGGATAGATAGTCtgaattttattcaatttctaTCGGATTGACCggttgcatttaaaatttaccacgagctttgcggtgaaggaaaacatcgtgaggaaacctgcacaaacctgcgaagcaattcaatggtgtgtgtgaagttcccaatccgcactgggcccgcgtgggaactatggcccaagccctcttgttctgagaggaggcctgtgcccagcagtgggacgtatataggctgggatgatgacggtTGATGTTATGTTTGTTTCAGTAAATGTGAAGGAAGACGACTatccggagctaaaatggccAAAGAAGTATACCGTTGAGGCAGTAAAGCTGTATTTGTCTGCAGGCTGGTCAGAAAACTACAAATATTGGTAAGGTTCTATGTATTTACCCTAGCTTGCGCCAGCGGCTTCGCTTATTTTGAAGAACTCCATGTGCCGTGGTAATTTCGGAAAAAGCTTTGTTATTCTTTTCTACAATCACAGATGACCGACCAAGACGACCAAGGTCAAtcatatattttgattttagagTCCAAAAGTTAGGGCTGGGAATTTAGGAGTCAAAAAGTCATATAAATAAAACGGAAACTCCTTATTTGTTGACTCCGGCCCTGATCTTTGGGTCAGTAAAGAAATGTTTtgcaaaaaagtttatttttaaatgtaacagACAAGGAATAAGAACGGATTCTTGGAAAATTGTCCCTGAGGGACTTAACAGGGGGTGGAAGTTTGTAAGGGATTTTCGTAATCTAATCTAGTAATGTATGCAAGAGTCCCAATCAATCTCCATTACAAATTTCATATACGTAAATCATTTTAGTGGTTTAAATGCGAGAAAAAGTAACAGAGAGGTGGAAAGACTGACAGGCAGAATTACTTTCGCATATTACAAAATGCGAAGTTAGTATTAATTGAACACCATAAAAAAGGATGCCACTTTGAGTTTGTTTGCTTAATTTTGTCTAAATAACAAGCAACAATACAAGATTATAGTACGTAGACATTTTAGTTTACGAGGGACTCTAAAGTGTAAAAGAACAGAACGACCGATAAAGTTGGAAGCCCTGTATTACTCAATATAATCTAAGATTTAACTTCATGCACTAgagcattaaaaataataacgatTACTATTTAAGTATGGTACGGTCGTCACAGAACTCTGAGTGAAACATGAAAAATGTgtttaactattatttttatgctctagtgcttgaagtaaaatcttcgtctaagaccaaagtAATCAGGCGCCAACAGCTACGaacaataaaagtatttttttattacttacatactatattaactaataaataaaaatacttaaacaattttaacaaGTTATATGTAGAATTAGCACTGCATGAGAAATAAAAGGTAGTAAACGAACGTTTACTTGCACTGTTGAGAGAGTAGATATAACTTATTTCTAAAACCCATTTTATCATATTTGGTACATTTGTgtcatggtaaattttatgcACTCGTCGTACAATTcactattttttgtattttcgatatggtttcacgggatacccgtaaaagtaacaaatttggagttgaaataaaaaatacaaaaagactccaaataaccaatcataatttgattgcttagtagcgacatctcttgtctggatgagcggttggttccgatagaatgtgacgtctctcgatgagagcgaaaacatagatgtcgctagtgctgctgcataagtagcgtagtagaaataagcaacctgagatatgtatgcataggaaaaattcgtgtctaaattcctgtccagcggtggtgtaggggttatagcacgcagcacggattgctgaggacctgggttcgattcccagcgctggtctctttttctggtttttctgtgcatccatgtctcagtttgtatttcgatatggtttcacgggatacccgtaaaagtaaaatttggagttgaaataaaaaatacaaaaagactccaaataaccaatcataatttgattgcttagtagcgacatctcttgtctgggtgagcggttggttccgatagaatgtgacgtctctcgatgagagcgaaaacatagatgtcgctagtgctgctgcataagtagcgtagtagaaataagcaacctgagatatgtatgcataggaaaaattcgtgtctaaattcctgtccagcggtggtgtaggggttatagcacgcagcacggattgctgaggacctgggttcgattcccagcgctggtctctttttctggtttttctgtgcatccatgtctcagtttgtattttcgatatggtttcacgggatacccgtaaaagtaacaaatttggagttgaaataaaaatacaaaaagactccaaataaccaatcatatttgattgcttagtagcgacatctcttgtctggtgtggcggttggttccgatagaatgtgacgtctctcgatgagagcgaaaacatagatgtcgctagtgctgctgcataagtagcgtagtagaaataagcaacctgagatatgtatgcataggaaaattcgtgtctaaattccgtccagcggtggtgtcggggttatagcacgcagcacggattgctttATTACCTACATACGATATCCCTAATAAATGGTAACAATTTTATGGTTTATTATGTGCATTAGCACTGCATGAGAAATAAAAGGTAGTAAACGAACGTTTTGCACTGTTGAGAGAGTAGATATAACTTGTTTATAAAACCCATTTTATCATATTTGTGTCATGGTACATTTTATGCACTGTCGTACAATTCACTATTTTGTAGGAGGTCCAGTAAATCTTCAAGAATTGATGCCAACGATGGAGCAGTAATTAAAATCGCTAGAGCTCCGAGGACACGGAAGTCCAAAGGAGACGAGTATGAGGTAAATAATTCCGAGGACCATAATAGATGTAACATACagtttttacataatatgtattaaaataataaaaatgaaattacaaaTCAAGTGCATGTCCCCATATAAGACACCATATAAGATATTTGAGTTTGCATTGTTTCCTATAAGGTTTGAAGTATAAATGTACTGTATAATGacaatataataacaataaggAACCGATCAAGTATGAGTCGGTCTTTATTTTATGAACTTAAACCTTACCAACCTAAATCTAAATTTTACCTAGACCTATTTACatagtttgttattttaaagCTACTTTTAAAGATAGAACCTTAGTGCACAAGATCGACTCGCTCTAGCCTATTTTTCCAagtttaacacaaataaaatgaatgtcAGAGCTAATGCGCCTACATCATATTGATTGTTTATTAGAACTAGAGCTCGACTGGAACTATCCATAGCCCCGTGATGTAATTCTATTTGCATAAATTTTCCCACATCGTGTCTAAGTTCCGTCGTTCCCAGTACATAACCATCTTACACAATTTAATCTAACACTTGCTTTGCTCGTCGtcgtacttatttttttggatCCTATTGACAGTCAAAGTGACCAATTTACCGAAATGTCTTTGAAGTAGGAAATATTTGGCCCCTTTCAGTGCTGGTTACGTAAAATGGTTATGAACGGGGAACATAACACGTGTATAAACTAGACACAGTGTATCGATTTCCCCCCTCAGATCCATCCTGAAACGACAGAGGAAGAATTAAACAAGATGGTCTGCTATGTAAAGCACGGAACGACTTTTAGCCCGATCACACCAAAGGAGTTTCTACCTTTACTTGTCTGGCTTGAACCTGaaggtacttaatattttactaCTGTAACTCGAAATGCACTTAGGGACTCCATCGCATTGCAGCTCCATTCATTTTTACAATCCGTTGTTACAAATCGATCGAAAAGACCGATCGATAGTGTATGTCAATACCGTAAACGATATTgacatagctacacatatttcgaAGCGACTGATCGCCACGATTGATCGATATAGGTTTTGTAAAATCAGATCTTCCTGACCCAcgcacatacaaacttttgtttttataatattaatgggatttATTTCTAATAGGCCCCGACAACGTGAAAGGCGTTGATTGCGTTAAGTTTACAAATGCTAATGAGAACGAAGCAGAAACTAAACAGACGCTATGGGCCGTCTATGAAAATGAAACTGAAGCTTGGGTGCCTATCAGGTATATTATAAACAAGGAACAGCGAAAATAAGAGGAAATGGCATGTCAGCGAGACACGCTGATCATActtaatatttaagtttaaatgaGTTTACGTCAGTTTTGATGTCGAATTTGAATTGGATAACTTAGTAGTCCAGTAGTTCTGCAGAGCTGTGTGTACAGCAGTGTTGAATCTATTTAATTCTTTCGCATAGGGTTTATTAAGCAATGTAATATTTTAGAGTTGAAGAGAACAGTTGTCAATCTATACAAAACTCCACGATAAGACGCAAAACTTTGTATGGAATTTTCGTTTAGGTAAATACTGACCAGTGTGAGCAAACTAAATAGGCTCACCAGTTCACCACACATGTTGAGCCTGAGCCTTCTGCCTTAAGTATATAAATTATGTAGTGTAGTTGAGTGGCATTTCATGGGCAGTTAATTATTTCTTTTACATTTTAGATTCGAAGAGGAGGAGGTTAACAAGTGGCATGGATATTTCAGCAACCATGTGATTTGGGACTTCTTCAACTTCCAACCGAACTTTGTCAAAATGGATGATATCAAAATATACAAAGATTGTAAGTTTCTCTCCTAGTTACTATATTGAGAGAGTAGATACTTAAATTACCTACTGACTCTACATGGAAGTGAATTAATGCCCAATGTTGTTCAATATAACATGACGATTTTTGATAGCTAAACTAATCTTTCAAGATTTTTAATCATAACTACTACCACTCACATGATTTAATCACGCAGTAAAATACTGTTTGTTTAATATTAAGACTGACGTTTCAGTCACATGCAAGTTGCCATGGTTATAAGTAGACTAGTATGTATCACGTTTCTTTAGTCTGATAATATGATTAATCGTGTTAAGTCACGCTAAATAGACATTAGCAATTCATGTGACATTTATATTTCCAGATGACTGTATTGAGaaaaatgatgatgacgacgatgatACAATAAAATCAGTTGCTGAAACTCTTGAGTCATTAAAACCTGAAGATAAACAACACCTGGATCACGTATTCAAAACGTAATTGGCTATAAAAGATGAAATATTTATACACTTACAGATGTTTACAGGCATTTAATATATTACGTTTATTTTAGGTACAAGAAGCGGTTTAATAAGCAGTATGCCCACAAAAACGAACACGAAATGCGAAAAAGCATCTTCCACAAGAAATGGAGGTATTTTATTCTTTGTACTTGCCTGAGACAAGTTGTCTCAAAAGTAATCTATCTACATCTGTTTATTACAATGTGACTAATTGAATAATTTACACGATCTAACGTTgatgaatattaaatatatctGATTAACCAAACTTTCACTATGTGTTTGACTCTTTCATTTTCGATGggtcttttttttctaaaatactctTCACCTTGGGACATTTACTGACTCAAAACTCTTCGGTAGCTCTCATTGTAAATTGGTACCAAGTTGCAAGAGGAGAGCTCCGGATCGTCAACTTGAAATCGCCAACCCCTCTTACACGCACTCTTTAACGacaggatggccaagtggttagagaacctgactacgaagcttgaggtcccgggttcgattcccggccggggcagatattttgtatcaataataagaatgtttgttctcggctcttggatgtttataatgtatttaagtatgtatttatctatacaagtatgtttatccgttgcctagtatccatagtacaagctttacttagtttgggactagataaATTGGTGTCATGTATCCCATGATACTTATTAAGTGTCTTACACATTCAGAAGCTACACGTTTCTGctaattctttatttaatacattggcATACTCTTTCAGGCTTGTCGAAGATACAAACCGTAAAAATATGGGCTATACACTAGCTCTGAATAAACTCTCCGACCGAACAGACGAAGAGATGAAAAGATACAGAGGGTTGCGTAGAAATAAGCCTCGGTCACCTGGCAACGTACCTTTCCCATACACACAGCAGAAAATTAAGGAGATTGCTGAGACATTGCCATCGGAGTACGATTTGAGACTTGAAGGAGTAGTTGGGCCTGTTTTAAGTAAGTTTtgaaatacaatacataaaacATTACTTACCCTTAAATGGAAAGTGTGCACCACAAATAATTCcagactatctttttgtattttattaatgtagaattttttgaactTGACTTGGTTTTGAATTatgaacttttttcaattttatcaaTTTAAGGGTTAGTCTTACGTGTAGGACACATTTGCGCAATTAATTAGTGCAGTAGTTTTTATAATCTAACGCTTGTGCCACCACAATTGCATCCACGATCTCATTGAACATTACTTTGATGATATGTCCGATatgggttccctttatcttgcataatatcgattctccgaattacacttcgcataacaggtatctcatattTTGTTTCGCCCAATGATACTTTAGCATAATCAtcactttgcataattatcagttcgaataatagtcatttctcagaatattacatAGCAGAACACTCATATCGCTGAAAATACTTTTGcggaatattaaatagcagaacattaatAACGCCAATTTTTgtatggcataatggcatagcaaaatattagtttggattattttgtatttacacggaattttaaatagcgctgactttaacatggcgtaatgacatagttaaaggaactaacagctaccataagaatgggttaaggttaaagtaaggccagcaaataattatttcgagaacaaatattatgagatatgtcaactattcgaacatataaatattattctcatcgatattatgtgatgttaatattcggctttacaaaattacgagaaatgatagtatgagaaaaaaaaatgcgaaaagtaattcggtgatatgatgattctgctaaaGGTTGTTATGAGATATAAAATTACGAGATTCGATTTTATACCTGGTCTACGAAtatattggaatccataatAGCTTTTTTCCTAATTTCAAAATCCATAACAAATTTTGCCgtaatgatcttttgccataataaaGTTTGCCATAATGTAAATGGCATAATATTTATTGTCCTAATATTGAGTCGctattctaacctaaccgacttTTCTAACTgcggttcgtttctgttggggtcgcagttctaacctaacctacttttcaggctgcggttcgtttctgtaggggtcgcagttctaaactaacctacttttctggctcgcaagtTGCTGTTTGCCAACAAGTGCTCTGTTATGGCATTTCATATaatggattttaatattattactcgcAAGTTGCCTTACCTCattagtacaaaacatataAGGGATTTACGATTATTAGGACATAAGATCATTATGGCAACAGTGTGATATGTCAAAAGTGTTTATGGcaaaagtgttatggcatttgagtttaggacaaacgatattatggattacgaaggaGACCCCCAATATTCCATATGATATGCGTTTGTTTTTTCCTAAAAAGTTACGCCTGGTTAAGTATTTCGCTACTTCAACCTCTTTACACAAAACTCCATTCGAACATACTCGTGGTTCCAAAATAAGTAGCTTAAACCACGGAACTCTATTTAAGTCTCAAAATCACGGGACTCTATTTTAGTATAAAGACTAAAATGCAAGTACTTAAAACGCTACCGTTTGTACGCTAGTCCAGTTTTTAGTATCGTATGCATTTGCAAAATTTGTTTACCAACACACAGAGACACCGATacaagtaaaaatatataatagccGGTCGTAATATATACATTATTTCTAGACCAAGAAGACTGTGGATCTTGCTGGAGTTTTGGCGCCACTGCTGCCGCTGAAGGAGCTCTGGCCCGATCCAACGGTGGAAATCTGATCAAGCTTAGTAACCAAGCCCTTCTGGACTGTTCTTGGGGGTAAGAATAGTGTTCACTTGGTAACTTTGTATTTGATTAACGAATTATGTATTGACAAGAGTGAGAATTGAtacttcgtttttagggttccggagccaaaatggcaaaaacggaacccttatagtttcgccatgtctgtctgtccgtctgcgactttgctcagggactatcaatgctagaaagctgtaattttgcacagatatataagtaaa contains the following coding sequences:
- the LOC141428281 gene encoding digestive cysteine proteinase 2-like, producing MILKTLLLFGALYTVCGKHVNVKEDDYPELKWPKKYTVEAVKLYLSAGWSENYKYWRSSKSSRIDANDGAVIKIARAPRTRKSKGDEYEIHPETTEEELNKMVCYVKHGTTFSPITPKEFLPLLVWLEPEGPDNVKGVDCVKFTNANENEAETKQTLWAVYENETEAWVPIRFEEEEVNKWHGYFSNHVIWDFFNFQPNFVKMDDIKIYKDYDCIEKNDDDDDDTIKSVAETLESLKPEDKQHLDHVFKTYKKRFNKQYAHKNEHEMRKSIFHKKWRLVEDTNRKNMGYTLALNKLSDRTDEEMKRYRGLRRNKPRSPGNVPFPYTQQKIKEIAETLPSEYDLRLEGVVGPVLNQEDCGSCWSFGATAAAEGALARSNGGNLIKLSNQALLDCSWGFGNSGCDGGNDEDSYKWMMEYGLPTEQEYGPYLMQEGFCDIENMTTTYKIRGYTDVTPFSVEALKVALINHGPLSVSIDSSDALEMYEEGIFYDPSCESSPDKLNHEVTLVGYGTKDGDTFWIIKNTRGPYWGLDGYAHISTRDNNCGVATEPTYVVF